From the genome of Motacilla alba alba isolate MOTALB_02 chromosome 13, Motacilla_alba_V1.0_pri, whole genome shotgun sequence, one region includes:
- the HRH2 gene encoding histamine H2 receptor translates to MRAGLLHPCSDTMDPCYNHTSSQKRMDLPLQLLVGFFLVVLIVITLCGNIIVCLAVTLDRRLRSLTNRIIVSLAITDLLLGLLVLPFSAFYELTKEWPFGSVLCNIYTSLDVMLCTASILNLLMISLDRYFAVTTPLRYCQVVTPSRVAVGLAVIWTVSLMVSFLPIHLGWNTKGAAVQNTGPSCSKECTLAVNLVYGLVDSLLTFYIPLLIMCITYYRILRIAREQAKRINHTWGNAPMPSMVKEHKATVTLAVVLGAFVVCWFPYFTMFTYRGVWGDSQVKGTPMSIVLWLGYANSALNPILYGTLNKDFRVAYQHLLHCWRTGHARNSHLPPLQKAQPRGRQGQGRQEGKPLKLEVRNEKGTLLTDGALKSTGALL, encoded by the exons ATGAGAGCAGGACTGCTCCATCCTTGCAGTGACACCATGGATCCCTGTTACAACCACACAAGCTCTCAAAAAAGGATGGACttgcccctgcagctgctggtcgGGTTCTTTCTCGTCGTCCTCATCGTGATCACTCTCTGTGGTAACATCATCGTCTGCCTGGCCGTCACGCTCGACCGCCGGCTGCGGAGCTTGACAAACCGCATCATTGTGTCCTTGGCCATCACAGACCTGCTGCTGGGCCTTCTGGTGCTGCCGTTCTCTGCTTTCTATGAGCTCACCAAGGAGTGGCCCTTTGGCAGCGTTTTGTGCAACATCTACACCAGCCTGGATGTCATGCTGTGCACGGCCTCCATCCTCAACCTCCTCATGATCAGCCTGGACCGCTACTTTGCTGTCACCACCCCGCTCCGCTACTGCCAGGTGGTGACTCCCTCCCGGGTGGCCGTGGGTTTGGCCGTTATTTGGACCGTTTCACTGATGGTCTCCTTCCTACCCATCCACCTGGGCTGGAACACCAAAGGCGCAGCAGTGCAAAACACAggccccagctgcagcaaggaGTGCACGCTGGCAGTGAACCTCGTGTACGGGTTAGTGGACAGCTTGCTCACCTTCTACATCCCTTTGCTCATCATGTGCATCACCTACTACCGGATCCTCAGGATAGCGAGGGAGCAAGCCAAGAGGATAAACCACACGTGGGGCAACGCGCCCATGCCATCCATGGTGAAAGAGCACAAAGCCACCGTGACGCTGGCAGTGGTGCTGGGAGCGTTCGTCGTGTGCTGGTTCCCCTACTTCACCATGTTCACCTACCGGGGCGTGTGGGGGGACAGCCAGGTCAAAGGCACGCCCATGTCCATTGTGCTCTGGCTGGGCTATGCCAACTCAGCCCTGAACCCCATCCTCTACGGGACACTCAACAAGGATTTCCGAGTGGCGTACCAGCACTTGCTGCACTGCTGGAGGACGGGACACGCCAGGAACTCCCACCTGCCTCCCCTCCAGaaggcccagcccaggggcaggcagggccagggcaggcaggagggtaAACCCTTGAAACTGGAGGTGAGGAACGAGAAAGGGACTCTGCTCACTGATGGAGCCCTCAAGAG CACTGGAGCTCTTCTGTGA